A part of Mesoplodon densirostris isolate mMesDen1 chromosome 10, mMesDen1 primary haplotype, whole genome shotgun sequence genomic DNA contains:
- the CD83 gene encoding CD83 antigen isoform X2, producing the protein MSRGLQLLLLSCACSLVPAAREVKVACSEDVDLPCTAPWDPQVPYAVFWAKLTNGSAETMEVPQEDLQYYQQRASSEAPRERLYSLRIQNTTSCNSGTYRCTLVDPEGQRNLSGTTILKVTGCSKGRKEETFKKYRAEVVLLLALVTFYVTLIIFTCFARQQSIFPDFLKPATEHAFLPVTSPNKHLEPVTLHKTELV; encoded by the exons ATGTCGCGCGGCCTCCAGCTCCTGCTTCTGAGCTGCG CCTGCAGCCTGGTGCCCGCGGCGCGGGAGGTGAAGGTGGCCTGTTCGGAGGATGTGGACTTGCCCTGCACTGCCCCCTGGGACCCGCAGGTCCCCTATGCGGTCTTCTGGGCCAAG CTCACAAATGGCAGTGCAGAGACGATGGAGGTGCCCCAGGAAGACCTGCAGTACTATCAACAGAGGGCCTCTTCCGAGGCCCCCAGGGAAAGGCTGTATTCCCTGAGGATCCAAAACACTACCAGCTGCAACTCGGGGACCTACAGGTGCACTCTGGTGGATCCAGAAGGGCAGAGAAACCTAAGTGGCACCACGATCTTGAAAGTGACAG gatgCTCTAAGGGACGCAAAGAAGAGACTTTTAAGAAATACAGAGCTGAGGTTGTCCTGCTGTTAGCTCTGGTCACTTTCTACGTGACACTCATCATTTTCACTTGC tttgCACGACAGCAGAGTATTTTTCCAGACTTTCTTAAACCTGCCACAGAACATGCTTTTCTCCCAGTTACCTCCCCAAATAAGCATTTGGAGCCAGTGACTCTTCACAAGACAGAACTGGTGTGA
- the CD83 gene encoding CD83 antigen isoform X1: MSRGLQLLLLSCACSLVPAAREVKVACSEDVDLPCTAPWDPQVPYAVFWAKLTNGSAETMEVPQEDLQYYQQRASSEAPRERLYSLRIQNTTSCNSGTYRCTLVDPEGQRNLSGTTILKVTGCSKGRKEETFKKYRAEVVLLLALVTFYVTLIIFTCKFARQQSIFPDFLKPATEHAFLPVTSPNKHLEPVTLHKTELV, encoded by the exons ATGTCGCGCGGCCTCCAGCTCCTGCTTCTGAGCTGCG CCTGCAGCCTGGTGCCCGCGGCGCGGGAGGTGAAGGTGGCCTGTTCGGAGGATGTGGACTTGCCCTGCACTGCCCCCTGGGACCCGCAGGTCCCCTATGCGGTCTTCTGGGCCAAG CTCACAAATGGCAGTGCAGAGACGATGGAGGTGCCCCAGGAAGACCTGCAGTACTATCAACAGAGGGCCTCTTCCGAGGCCCCCAGGGAAAGGCTGTATTCCCTGAGGATCCAAAACACTACCAGCTGCAACTCGGGGACCTACAGGTGCACTCTGGTGGATCCAGAAGGGCAGAGAAACCTAAGTGGCACCACGATCTTGAAAGTGACAG gatgCTCTAAGGGACGCAAAGAAGAGACTTTTAAGAAATACAGAGCTGAGGTTGTCCTGCTGTTAGCTCTGGTCACTTTCTACGTGACACTCATCATTTTCACTTGC aagtttgCACGACAGCAGAGTATTTTTCCAGACTTTCTTAAACCTGCCACAGAACATGCTTTTCTCCCAGTTACCTCCCCAAATAAGCATTTGGAGCCAGTGACTCTTCACAAGACAGAACTGGTGTGA